The DNA sequence CTCCGACAAGCGGAACGACCCAATGAATGCTGGACCTGGCCGTCCAGGCGAAGATAAATAGTCCAATTGGCAACAATATTGAACCGACGATGGCAGGGACGAGTCGGTGTTCTTGTTCTCTGAATCCATTCTTGATATTGTCAGGGACCATGTAAAATTGCAAATAAGCAAAATAGGCAGAAAGTCCAAGAATAACGCCGACGAGACAAGCCAAGAATGTCAGACCCGTTTGTCCAAGGTTAAAGCCGTAAAAGACGGGGAAGACCAGAGGAAACACTTCGAAGAAGGTATAGAAGACGCCATAGAAGTATCCAGTGTAAAGATTAACAAAAAAGATGGACGGGTCCTTCATCATAATCTCCAAAGGCTTGATCAGTGCATCCCAAAGGGCTGCGGAAGGGGGCATGTGGCGCTGATCAATCTCGCTCTGAGCCTGAAGTCTTGAATCGCCGGTCAGCCTGCGCAATCGGTGAGCACGACGCAGCAGGATCGTGTGTGCTGATGTCTCCGGCATGAAAAGCAATAAGAGAACTAGTGCTCCTGAAGACATCCAGACAATTTCCCACATGGGCCATCGCCATCCCTTGGCTTGCGCGGCAAAGCCTCCAATGACCGGACCGATAGAAGGGCCAGCCCAGGCAGAAAACACCCACCACGAGAGACCAAATGGGATATACATGAGAGAAAACATATCTCCCACAGTGGCACCGCCATTagccagagctggagagccaaagaagccaagccAGAATCGCAAAGCTAAAAGGCTTCCAAACCCATTCGTCACAGCCTCAGGAAACGTCAGAACCCAGTAGACAATAAAGGTCAGGATATAAATGGGGTTTCTTCCAATGCTCGGGATTTCAGATAGAGGCGCAAAGAGGAGGTCTCCGATACCATATGCCAACACGTAAAGTCCCAGACCCAGGGTAGAAGCCACAGGACTGATGTGGAAATGCTCCTGgattccttcttcagcagtGGCATAGATGGGACCGGCGCAGTAGACTGTAAATGTATAACAGCAGAGTACAAAAACAACGAAATATCTTTTCGCGCGAGACCAGTTTTGAGGGTTGGCTGGGTCGTCTGTCGTATACCAATCCACAAGAACAATGCCATCTGATGTTTTCTCAGGGCTGATGGGAATAGATTTGGTTCGCTgtatctccatctctctttcGGCTCGGACCCGCTCGTTGGTGTATGGCGCCGAATGAACGCTGGTTATTGTCCTCATTCTTCCAAGAGCCTCcacatcctcatcttcattgcaAAGAGATTCAGAGTCCTCAGAGTTTCCATCGCCTCCAGGTGGTGCAGAGAGAACTGCATCCAAGTTGCGAGGCTGATTGTGTGACTCCGGCTTTTCGCTTccgctgagctgctgcttatATGCCTCTGGTAGCTTAaagccatcttcctcttcaggaTATTGAAGTATCTTGTTTTGTGTAATTAGACGGAGCACCTGGCCAAGAGGCGCCTCTCTAATTAGATCTTTCATATTTGTGTCAGTTCAACAATGAAAGCGTGACAATGCTGATCTGTAGTAGGTATATCGCGGTTGTGTAAAGCCTAGCAGCTATTGCTAGCTGCGTAAGCAAAGGGAAGAACTGAAGCCTGCAATTGTTTCTGAGACGGCAGGTTCAAGCTGAATATTGTCCAAAGGTGGGTTGTTGATTCTGTGAAAGAGAGGAATGATTGGCGGGTTTAGATGGTTGTGTGTCTTACATTCTGGAAACAGGAGGGGATCGTAAATGTTAAATATCATGATGCTGGCCACGACGCTCCTTAGAAGAATGTACATCGCcaagcttaaagtaatagAACATCCAAGTTACTCAAGCGATTACCCAAAAGGCTATTATCACAGTCATTCTTTGCGCTTCGTTGCTACTACTCCCACTGAATTCCTAGACATTACCAAGCGCGCCACTAACCTAACTAGGCAATATGCTACTGTGCCTTTTTCCTGATTCAAGTCGGAGATCTCTCGTAAGCCAATAGAAAAGACTCTCAAGAATCTCAAATCTTGACGCCATGGAGCTAATCGCCCTGTCATGTCCAATGATATCATCTTTTCTTGGCAATATCACCCGATGAACGAAGGAGTAGACTGTGTAAACTGCGAAGTGTCAGCAACCTAGGCTAGTCCTTAAACACACAATAGTAAACAGGTTATACTTGATTTTGCACATTGATCAGCATGATTTCCTATTTTGGAATATTCCATTTACACTTCAGTTGCGCTACGGCTCTCGCTCCCGTCGAGTTCCTAAGTccaaaggggaaaaggagTCCGCATGCGAAAGGCGATGGCAGAGATTTAAGGGGTTTAGATTTGTTTCTGAATACTGTACTCATAAAGCGGTACGCCCGGAGGCTTGGCTGGCACAGCTGCCGGTTTCTAAGCTCGGAGTACGGCATGTAAGGATGAAATCGCAAACAGGAGCGATTTAAGCTTAGTCCTTAGCCCCAGTCTATCGTAATTGCCATCTTATTGTTAGAATGCTATCTTCAAAAACAAGTGCTTCCGAGCGAGACCCCACTAAGTATAGGTACAGTAGCTTCTGTAAggctccagcatcaataGCTGGAGATAAGTACTCAAGTTGATTGCAACTTGGGGAAAGGCTCCTTCAAAGCCTCAATCCGAATAAGCTAATAGGCCTATTACCAATGTCCATTTAGCATATCCATTACGATCGGCTATCGCTATTGACAAACATTTTGTAAAGAGATCCGAGAGATCTGCCAGTCCGCGTAACATCTCGATTTGTAGCCCGGTATAGAATACCTTGACTTGGGGCGAAGCGTGCGTAAAGATCCAAGATCTTGACATTAAGACTGGTCATTTACATACTATCACCGTTTAATAACAGCCTCCTAACGAAGTACAAGCATCGCAGCAGGATGCTTCGGAGCGTAACAATCGCCAAGTAATGGCCGTAGCTCTTGGCATTCCATCACGAGAGCTTGGGCTGATGCTATCATGCCAAGAGAAAGCGCGTGAGTCGCCCCATGGCCCAGGATTATTTAGTTCAGGTAATGATGATCGCCGCTAGTCAGAATGTGATAACACGCAACGCTATAACTGATATGCTCGAGGGTGATGCCATGAGATTGTACTACCATACTTGGTGTCAAAGCTTGGGTCCGTACCATGAGCTCGGGCGGAGCCGCTGCACGCTAAAAATACTTCTCACACTTGATCCGGGCGAATACCAAGCTCAAAAAGGATTCAATTCTTGCCTAATTACATTTCTCTAGTTGTACGATAGGATGAAATGAGTAATCTTCATACGAGCTACCTTCTCAGAccaggttgatgatgaattGGAAGAATCTTGGCTTTAAGAGTAGCAGACTAAGAAGACCTATGCGTATCAAATTGGCATCTCAAAGATACTCAAACTCATTGGTGTGCAGGTCATGGATGTTCCAGATGCTTTTCGTTTAGTGCAATGGGCTATGTGCTTCACCAATTGAGTTACAGGTTGGGAAAGTTGTAATATttccagcactccagctatTCTCGAATCGCAAATATAAGAGAGCGGATATTAAAGAGCGCGCAATCTTGTAACACTTTTGGCTCTTGATCATTTCGAACTTGTTAGGGGGGCCGAAGTCTCACTGATGAACAATGGCTGAATAACTGCAGAACAGACTTTTCTCTTGATGGCAGTGATTTTTTCCACATACCCTAAAGCCGAACTATGGAATCATTTCAAGTTGATGCCTAATAGAGCAAGTTGTACTGGATGAACAATGTATTCTAAAAGCTACGTGACTCGCATATAACGTGTAACGGCGATGCTAATGTGATTTTCATGTGCAAATACATTTTCAGGAATATGTCTACATCTTCATGACATATATTCTAGTCGCCGcttgaaagaagagatagTGCGGTCCACACCGAGATCACGCTGTATTTGGAGGTTGATTGCCAGTGGGAGCGGGAGGTGCGCCGCGATAGGGAAATAAGTCCCTGGGATGCTTCCTGCCCTTAAAGGACTAGCTTTCCGTCATTGCTTACGGAAGTTCCAGATAAGTAGTAACGGTAGAAAAAGATCAGTAAGCATATGTCGCAGGAATATGACGTCACATGGGTTTCCGTTTCCTTGCGTGGAGTGTTTCCGGCGAGCCTCATGGTGGTTGATAGGTGGTAGGGCTATGTAGACAGGCGTGAAGCTCTAATTCTCGTGAAGCTATTCTGACCGTCAGCTGTATTGCTTGAGAATGATGAGCATTGAGTTGAATGAGCTAAATAGCTGCGATCAGGCTGCCACAGAAGGCGCGAAGAGGGCTTAATGGGCTTTTCTTATCGCTAGGGCATagcttgaagaagattcTTGTAAGGAGTATTTCTATCTCTGACATGTTcaatcttctcttgttcaATGAAGTGATCAGTGGCTATAATACTGGCCTAGCATTCTTCTATTATTGTTACCTGAAACCTGATGTGCTGATTAGCACCCTCTAGATTTATAGAATGAGGCAATCGAATGATTACAAGACATCGTTGTACAATAATTGACATCCGGTTAAAGAATCAGCTACAAGTCCGAGTTCCAGAAACTCAGCTTTTCACACTAGGCTTTTTCAACGAAGGATAGTCTGAAAGAGGCTATTGAAGACGTCCTGTATACTTACAGTTATGATTCACTAATCGAAATACCATAGGAATCTTCCTGTTGTACTACTCAAGGCATATAGGTGTTTGGACCAATCCACAACTAAATCGGCCCGTAGCGGACATATTATCAGATGAGTTCCGCAATAAGATCCCGAGGAGACTTGATAGCCTTCTATCGATCTGTCTTGATGATGCTTCATCCGTATTCTAATATAGGTCATGATATTCGAACATCCGTCATCACTTCTATTAGTAGGCTACATCTTTTGACGCCTTTCAATCACTCAAGAGGCCTAAGCATTCTGCAATTAATCTGCCTTTTGACCTgactgctccagctgcactTGCTGAGTTCAGTCAGTCGCATGTACATCTCAAATTGCTGTTCATTACTTCAGTGCATAGGAAACCCAGATCTTGCGATCATCATGAATTCTCGCTACAAAAGCCCCTACCGAAAGATTCATCATTGGTACAAATGCCACCAAACCTCACTTCAAGACGTTTTTTAGAACGCCTGTAAAACAAGTGTCTATTCTTCCCTGGACGTCAATAATACAACCCATGTAAGCACCTTAACCGCTAGCCTTGTTCTTATTCATATTTTAGTTTATCAACACTGGATTAGTATTCAATTAAGCTTTGATAGGGGCATTGGCTAGTACAGGCTTCCTATCAAGGTGATACGGGGTGCAACGTTATGGCGCCTTGTATCGATGCGCTACGGGGCGAACAAAGGACTAATATCTCGCTCTATTTAGAGTCATGTTACATTCCGGCAGCTAAAGCAAATCATAGCCTTTTCACTAATGGCCGCTATCAAACAGCTTAAACGTGTTGGTTCTGATCTTTTGACCATATAGTGAATTGCGTGAAAGCACAGCTAAACAGCGGGGGTTTTATTGAGCAAAGTCCTTTGCTAGTCCCTTTGCTAAGCGTCCGGCAAATGGCTCCTGATTAGGCCAAAGCCAAGTTCTAGACAAGTAAGCTTACTTGAGTAGTTAATTTCGCTCTGCTCTGTGcgtgggagagaagaagtacCTACCAGGAGCAGTGAAACATATTGGTGGCACGAGCAGTGCTCCCTGCAATCAAGTATCTGCATCAAGCGAGACCTAAGATCGGCTGACTTTGTACCGCGGCGTTATCCGAGGCGAGAATCCAGCTCTGCCTCTCCACTTCTCCGCATTCTCCCCCCGCCTTAGGGTCAGTGATAGCTACAAtattcttccatctctcgGTAAATCGGCACAATTGGCTGGAGCTTAT is a window from the Trichoderma atroviride chromosome 5, complete sequence genome containing:
- a CDS encoding uncharacterized protein (TransMembrane:12 (i154-175o187-211i223-241o253-271i283-305o317-342i390-409o429-448i469-490o496-521i542-560o566-584i)); the protein is MKDLIREAPLGQVLRLITQNKILQYPEEEDGFKLPEAYKQQLSGSEKPESHNQPRNLDAVLSAPPGGDGNSEDSESLCNEDEDVEALGRMRTITSVHSAPYTNERVRAEREMEIQRTKSIPISPEKTSDGIVLVDWYTTDDPANPQNWSRAKRYFVVFVLCCYTFTVYCAGPIYATAEEGIQEHFHISPVASTLGLGLYVLAYGIGDLLFAPLSEIPSIGRNPIYILTFIVYWVLTFPEAVTNGFGSLLALRFWLGFFGSPALANGGATVGDMFSLMYIPFGLSWWVFSAWAGPSIGPVIGGFAAQAKGWRWPMWEIVWMSSGALVLLLLFMPETSAHTILLRRAHRLRRLTGDSRLQAQSEIDQRHMPPSAALWDALIKPLEIMMKDPSIFFVNLYTGYFYGVFYTFFEVFPLVFPVFYGFNLGQTGLTFLACLVGVILGLSAYFAYLQFYMVPDNIKNGFREQEHRLVPAIVGSILLPIGLFIFAWTARSSIHWVVPLVGVGIFCFGHFWTMQSLFIYIPLSYPKYAASLFASNSIWRSGIAGGAVVFARPLFINLGVDRGVTLLAGLSCAGIFGTTAIWFFGKRLRGRSKFAI